In Armatimonadota bacterium, the genomic stretch CGCCGCTAGTGATCACTTGGCTGGTGGTGTAGTGCGAGCCGTGTCGCAGGTCAAGTGCTTCGCCAGCAGCCATGTCGAGGTTCATGTCGACGAGTGCGATTTCTTGAACGATGCCACCAAGTTGTAATGCGAACGCGGCATCAGATCCAACGCGGCCGCCGCCACCGATAATACTAACCTTCATTTTAAATAGTTGCTCCTGCAAGGGCTGGATCGCAAAAGACGATCACGAGCTACGAAGGATATTATGGCAGACCCGCAATTGTATTAGCGAAGGTCCCAGTAGTAAGAAGCAGGATCAAACACTCGGCCCGTGTTGGGCGATGCAGCTTCGCAGCCTACGAGAAGTCGTCCTGGCGCGAATTTGTGGACGCTTCCGTCCACATAAAGTACGGTCATTTTTCCGGTGTGCCAAGGCCAAGCGCCACCGAACTCCAAGAATCCGCTTTCACGATTGCCGGGAATCCAGCCGTCGTTCGACAAATAGACATCGTCGCTGCCGAATCTGAAAGTGTCGACGAGCGAACTCCCTTGTTTGGAAAATCGGCAAGGCGGAACGATCAAGTGGTTTCCACCGCCGTAAGGTCGCCCGGCGATATCGAGATCCCAAACGGAATCCACAAACTGGATAGTCTTCGATGTGTCGTAGATCGAGGATAGATACTGTGGCCTTGAAGTTCGGCCACCGGCGGTCGTCACGATCGGCGACAAGAATACGTAGTTGAACCCGAGATTCGTACGCTTGCTGGTTTCGTAATCAAAGTTCAACGTATCCAGCTGAGAAAGGTCCGGATCGAATGCGGCGTCTGGTGAAATCTTATTATTCGGATCGGACGGGCACTTCAGTACGCGGCGGTCCCGTATATAAGGTGACAACAATTGAGGCCATCGCTTGTCGTTGCTGGCGTTCGAACTTGGAGATTCCAGGTAGGCGGCCGGAGTAAAGCCTTCATCATTGTCTGACAAATAAAGCCCTGAAGCGAGGCCAGCCTGTCGGAAGTTGACGGCGCAGTTGGTGGCCTTGGCAGCTTCGCGTGCGTTCTTGAAGACAGGGAAAAGCATCGATGCCAGGATCGCTACGATCCCAACAACAACCAGCAACTCAATGAGGGTGAATGCCTTGGCTTTTCTCAAATCTATTCCTATCTTACGCAATTATTCGGAAATTTGCAAAGTAAAACTGTTTAGTTCGCCAAATTCTTCGAACTTTAGCTTGGCGTAAAACCTCTCGGTCTCCGGTCCGGTCTGTAATACGAGATGGGTGTTTCGGGAATCTGCGATCTGGCTTGCGAGATACACCAAGTTCTTTCCATATCCGTGGCCCCGCTTTGCAGAATGTACGCAAAGGTTGTAAACCCCCACCGAATGTTCTGTTTCCACCAGCATCATCGAAGCAACTAGCCCACTTTCGTCGGCTATCCCAAACAATCGATGGTCGGATTCGGAGGTTGCGAGTGCCCCTAATCGGCGAAATGTGTTGTCGGAGTAGCGAAAGAACTGCAGAAATGCAAATTCACAAAATTGCAGCCGCTCATCGGGTGTTTTCGCCTCAATGATTTTCAGGTTTTGGCTCGGGTTCGGCAGTGGCTGGGTGCACGCCATGATCTTGAGGCTGAAATTGAGATGAAATCCGCATCGCTCAAAATCTTCCTTGGTGCAATCGTGATCCAGCGAATCTGGCACGACCAATCGGATCGTAGGGTGCAAAGCTGTTAATTTTGCTAGCTCGCCGTAGACTTGTGGCAACTCACTCGGGCTGGCCTTCAGATTCAGCGCGAAGTTGCAAAAGCTAAATGGCCGATTGCTAACGACAGCGTCAAAGTAAGGTGTGACGACCTTCCGCGCCCCAGGGATTTTCAGTGCAATGTGTTCGTAGGACGCGAAAATGTTCTCTTGACTCGCCTGAATGACACTCTCGGCACTCACAGCACGAAATTCCATAAGATTCCAGGACCAGACCGCTTCGGCGTGATGCTGACCCCGATCGCGAATCCGCCCTTGAGCTTATAGCCGATAAACCCCTGCGGACCTTTTGGGGTGAGCATCAATGTGCCAAATCCATCCGCATTCTCGTTCGACTTCCACAGGTCGAGCCCAACGCCAACTTGTAGCCCAGTTGGGAACGCGGCGATCGAAGCCAGCCGGATAGTCGGGGCGAAAAGCCGACTTGGTGGCTCAAATGGGATCCCGCGGAAGGTTTCGCTGAAGAAATTTGCCACCGTTCGCTGCACGCTCGGCTGGACCAGAAATCCGCCATAGTGCCCGGTGTCGAGCCACAATTTGGGCTTGTCCCCGGTTGACTCTGATAATAGTCGCTGGGATTCGACCGGAATCACCGTGTCGTACCTGGCGAGGATGAAATAGGCTGGACGAACGTCGTCCTTTTTCAAGTAATTCAGCGGCTCGATCTCGACGAGCTCTTTTCGGAGTGAATCGAGTTTCCAGCCTCGATTACGGAGGACTTCACGCTGCTTCACCAACCGAGAACTCGACCACAAAATCGCAGCCACATCTCCGCCGCCGAGAACAGAGCAATAGCAAGAAAATCGAGGCTCAACTCCGAATGCGATCGAGCTGACAACCGCGCCGAGGCTCGTGCCAACGATTCCTATTTTCTGGTTATCAAAGAGTCCAGAAAACTCCGCCCAATCGACGGTACGGCGAATGTCGAGCACCGCCTGAGTCATCGACTTTCGAATCAAATACGGATCGGGTTCGATCGCGAGCTGCCCAGACCTGGTGCCATACGGCGTGCGGCTGAGATGGTACGGCAACTCGATGATGATCGACGCGATGCCCCTCGAAGCCAATCGATCACTCATATCGGATTCGTTTTTGAGGTCTGTCGCTCCCCAATAGTGGGCAATGATCACCACCGGCACTTTTTCGCTTCGCTCGGCCGGCAACGAAACGTGCAGAACCACAGAGTTGTTTTCAACGTATTTCGTTTGGACCGGGCTGTCGAACTTCACCACGAATTGTTTTGGCGTGGGGGATACAATGGACTGGAAAGAATACGGGGGAGGCGGCTCAGAGATTGATCCAGACTGCGCCCAAGCTCCGTTCGAAGTGAACACCAGCATGATCAAACTCACCAAAAAGTGTCTTATCCCGATTGTCATTTCTGCTCTTGCTCCTTCGGCACTAGCTCAGAGTTTAGACAACACTTTCGATACCGCGCTAGGGACTGCTGGGCTTTCGACAAAGTCGGCACGGTTCGATCAACAGCTACTTCCATTCTTTCAATCGAAGAATCACCCCGCGCTGTTGTATGAGGCCGCGCATTCAGATCCTTGGCGTGCGCCGTTCATGATCGAAACAATGCGGGATCAGCTGGCCCAACCCAGCGACCGAATTCATGATGAACTTGCGGTTGGCGCGAGAATGCTCGGCATCAACATCCGGCGTTCACTTCTTGCCGATACCGCCGCCACCACCGCACAATTTGCCGACCGTCCCGGTGCACTGTCTGCAACCTTGCAGCGAATGCAAAAGGAAGGATTGATTGTCGGCGCGGTCCCGAATTCGGCGGCTTTGCCGGAGCCCGTGAAGCAAGCGGCGGCTCTGTTGCTGACAACGATGATGGATGCCGCACCGCTGCGCCGAGCCGCGTTCAACAGAGTGCCGAATGTGGATTCGCTCTATGTCCGGGCGCGCACACCTGAATCGGATAAATACGACGCGGACCGAGTCGTGAAGACCATGCGCGATATCGAAGATTTCGATATTCGGTTTATCATCGCGGGTTCGCAAGATGTAGCAGCCTCAGCTGTTGCCGCAAAGCTCAAACTGCTCGGCGTCGATCGAAGCGAAAAGTTTAATTTCAAGATATCAACGACATGGGGAGACGTGGTCCTATCGGGTGGGGCGGACAATCGCTACGAGAATTCGAGCGCGCTCCTCATCATCGACACAAGCGGTGATGACACCTACGTCGGACTTCCTTGCAACAGGTCTTTTACGAATTGGGCGAGCATCGTGATCGACGTGCGTGGGAACGACAAGTATGTGAGCAATCCAGAACTCGTGAACCGAGCCGTCAAGAACGAACCCAATCGCCGCAACCCGAGTGGATTCGGCCCGGCAAGCGCAGCATTGGGTGTCGCCATGATCTTCGATGTCATGGGAGACGACCTTTACCGAACGACCGCTCCTGGGATCGGGTCAGCCACGATGGGAGTGGCCTCGATCAGCGATACCAGTGGCAACGACATCTACGACTGTTATCAAAACGGGATCGGCTATGGCAACTTTGGGCTCGGGTTGGTAGAAGACATCGCTGGGAACGATCGGTACAACGGCTTTGCGAATTGCCAAGGTCATGGCGCACCGATGGGATTTGGTGGCGTGATCGACCGTGGTGGAGACGATGTATATGTTGCTGAGAACAACGTGCTCGACTTCCCAAGCCCGCAGTCGGCTCAAGCAAATGCAAGCTTATCGCAAGGTGCTGGTGTCGGCCGGCGAGCTGACTATCTGGACGGTCACAGTTTGAGCGGCGGAATCGGAGTGCTGTATGACTTGGACGGAAACGACAGCTATTCGTGTGGCGTTTTTGGGCAAGGCGTCGGCTACTGGGATGGGCTAGGGTGCTTGTTCGACCGAGCAGGAGACGATAAATACAACGGCATCTGGTATGTCCAAGGGGCAAGCGCGCACTTCGGGATTGGGTATTTGGAAGATGAATCCGGTACCGACGACTACCGAGCTACGACCAACATGGCGATGGGAGCTGGGCACGACTTCGGGCTAGGTTTTCTCCTTGATCGAAGTGGAAACGACACCTATACCGCTCCAAATTTGAGCCTCGGCGCATCGAGTTCCAACGGAATCGGAGTGTTCATGGACTTTATCGGCGATGACAAGTACGAAGGGTCGAACATCACCTTGGGGCGAGCTGCCGAAGTGACTAGTGGAAGTTTGCGCGATCGCTGCCTTTCGCTCGGGCTGTTTTATGACGGTGGCGGAAACGATGCTTATCCGATCGCAACCAATTGGGCGCGAAATGCGGCACGCCTGGTGAACTGGACTGACCGAGGCGCATCACCTGAAGAGAGCCAATTCGGTATCTTCTGGGATCGGTAGGCGGCAACGGCATGATTCCCATTCGGGACAACGTAACATCCAAAGAATTACCATTGGTCACCTGGACGCTGGTCGTTCTGAACGTGCTCATCTTCTTTTGGGATCGGGGTGGACTTGCTGCAGGAGGTCCGGTTAACTTTGCGGACTTGGCAGTGAGGCCATCAGAAGTTTTTGCTTCGATGCGCGGCCAAGGCGACGCTGGGGACTTAACAACTCTCTTCACCTACATGTTTTTGCACGGCAATCTGGCGCATCTCGTCGGAAACATGTTCTTTCTTCTGGCGTTTGGAGTGAACGTTGAAAGCGTCTTTGGCGCGCTCAAGTTCGCGCTTTTCTATCTGTTTTGGGGGCTGGTCGCGGCCTTTGCCGAAATCTATGTGCACCCGGGCTCAATGACTTCGATCTTAGGGGCGAGCGGCGCGATCGGTGGTGTGCTCGGAGCCTATCTTCTGCTGTTTCCAGGCAACAAAATCACCTTCATTGTTTTCCCGCTCTTCTGGTGGCCGCTCAAGGTCACGGCTTGGTTGCTGCTCGGCTTTTGGTTCATGTTCCAGATCTTTTTCCCGCAAGAAGGGGTGGCGAACTGGGCACACGCAGGGGGTTTTGCCGCTGGAATGGCGACGGTGTTGCTCCTAGGTGGACGTGTCAAACTGTTACGCGGGGTAGCGCTCGAAGTAGAGGCGGATGATGAAGATTAACGTACCAATTTGGACTTGGGGATTTGTGGTTCTCGCCGCACTGACCTCGCTCTACTCGATTTCGCTCCGCCACAAAGTAGAAGCCAAAAATAAGGCGGTTGCCCTCGCGGTTGAATGGCAGGTGATCCAAGACGCGATCGCATCCTCTGGTGGAAGTCCGGAAGACGCTCTGGCATCGCTCAAGAACAACGGCCTTGGGATGGTCGTGCTTCCAGAAGAGACCGTCGGAAGCCTAATTGACCGGGGACAGATCATTCGACTTCCCAACAATGCATTGAGTGGGGATCCCGTGGCTTTGATCCAAACCCAGGAAGCGCTCTCTCGCCGCGGCATTTCGAGCTTCATGGATGCGCGCAAATCTGAGTCACCGACACTGCACATCTTGAACATGTCGCCTGATGCGCTGAAGCTAATTAGCTTGGGGCTGCCCGCAGGCACATGCAAGCAGATTCGAGATGCAAGGCTTCTCATCCTGGCTAGGCATAGCAATTTCTTTGGCGTCACGACTCAATACATCGAGCGGATACTCGAGGATTCGAAGACAAAGGGTGCTGTCGGCTACTTGCCACAAGGCGATCAGATTCTCGGCGTTCGCGCTCAGATCAAGGACACCGCAGAGGTCCTGCGTAACTTGAAAATGTATTACGCTTCGCCTGAATTCGCGAAGATGACAGGCGAAACGACAATGCTGCTCAAGAGCGCGTACAACACCGTTCGGTTGCACGCGATCCAAGCGGCGGAGATCGATCGAATGTCTCCTGGCGAAGTCGTGGAGCGATATGCCAGAGCGTTTTCAGAGCGAAATCAGCGGATTCTCTTGGTTCGGCCGTTTGAAGATTCGGGTTTGACCGCACTGCAATCTCTCTCGCAATCGTTGAATTCAGTCTCCCGGGCGATTCACAAAGAGCAAGGTGCGCTCGCCGCCCCTAGGCCATGGAACGATCCGAATGTGCCGCAGATCGTCACCTCAATCATCATGCTCGCGGTGGTTGGGATGTCGGCGGGATTGCTGCTCGGACTGACTACAAATTCGCCGATGAGACTCGCAGGACTTGCGGTTCTCGTTCTCGTGTTTGCCTACGGCCTTTATAAGCATGACGCGTCGTATCTTGCGACATTGGGCGCAATAGTTACCCCGATTTTGGCGTTCCTATTGGCCTTGAACAGCTGGCGACGCCCCGCGATCCTTGTGTTTGCAGGGATGAGCATCGTGAGTTTGGTTGGAGGTCTTTGCATCGCCGGTCTACTCAACGGTCCAGTTTTCTACGTTCGCGCTGACACGTTCTTCGCGGTCAAATTGGCGCATTTTCTGCCGATCATCATTGCCGGTTTGATCGCGGTGCGCTCTGTACTTAGCAACCTCGATTGGATGAAGAATCCGATCACATATGGGGCCACGATCATTGGAATGTTGGTGCTTGTTGGGCTAGCGTTCATGATGGCGCGGACAGGAAACGATAACCCCGGTGCGGTCAGCGGGTTCGAATTGCAACTCCGAAGTCTGCTGGAGAAAGTGCTGGTGGTCCGCCCTCGAACGAAGGAGTTTATGTTTGGGCACCCGGCCATGTTTGTGGGTCTGAGTGTTTACTTCTTGGCATTGCGGTCGGCGATCACGCCGTACCGCGATAAGCTCAAAATTCTCGGATTGTCACTGATCTCGGCGGGCATGATTGGGCAGACCAGCATCGTCAACACGATGTGCCACCTACACACGCCGGTCATCGTCGGGCTTTTCCGGATCATGATTGGACTCATTCTTGGACTGATTTTCGGGGCCATAATCTGGCTGGTCGCAAAGCCTCGCTTGGCTAGGGACCTTGAGGTGGTGGCATGAGAAAGCTGTTGGCAGCGGGATATTTTGGTTGCGGCAATCTCGGGGACGATGCCATTCTGCTAGGGTTTATTGAAGGCGCCGCTCCGCTCGGGCATGACGTGATTGCTCTCTCTGGGAGCCCAGAAGAGACTCATCGAAACTACGGAATCACATCGTACGCACGGCGAGAAAAGAATGCGATTCGCCATGCACTCAGCGAGTGTGATGCGCTCGTTTTTCCGGGCGGCAGCGTATTCCAAGATTCATCCAGCGCTTGGAGCCCAATTTACTACTGGACACTCGTCAAAGAAGCGAAAAAACTCGGAAAGCCAGTTCTGATGCTCGGGCAGGGGGTTGGGCCGCTGACCACACCGGTGGGGAAGTCTTTTGCGCGCCGAGCGTTTATGGCCGCAGATGGAATCGCGGTTCGTGATCCCGCATCGAGTAAGGCTCTTTTGGAACTGGGTGTTAAGCGACCAGTGACGGTCGCTGCCGACATGGCGTGGCTACTTCCTCCCGCGAATTCACAGCAGGACTCTGACCAGTTCGGCGTGGCAGGAATGAAGACCATCGGAATTTCAGCCCGGCCACATGGAAAAGGTGAAGACACCGCAAAGCTAATCGCGGCGATCTGCCGAAAGCTCTACGACAACGGCTACGTCCCGACCTTGGTGGAGATGGACCAGAAATTCGACTTTGGGATGATCCAGCAAGTTGAAAAGGTTTACGGCGGTAAGATTCCTAGCCTTCGAAAGGTGACCACTCCGATGGATATGCAGCGACGTTTAGCGCGCATGGACGGATTGATCGCGATGCGACTTCATGCGGGGATATTGGCCGCGACCGTGAACATGCCGTCGGTGATGCTGAGCTACGACCCCAAGGTGCTGGCATTCGCAAATGAAGTAGGACTGCCGTCGCTTGCAATGAACAATTTGACTGCGGATCGTGTCTTTGATTCGTTCGTGACCACGATGCAGAAGAAGGCCGAGCTTGAGGCGCAACTAGCCAAACGTAAGGAAGCTCTGATCGCGAAGGCAAAACAGAATTTTGAAGTACTGCAGCAAACGTTGCGCTAGTTGGCGAATCGCTGGAATCTCCATTGGAATCACTCTGGGGATGGCCGCATCTGCGACCCCTCCGGAATGGAAGTGGGTTACGGAAAACGTTCTCAAAAAGATCAAAGTCAACGGCTATCGACAGCTTGGCTATCACATCCGCTCGATTCAGGGTGACCGCGACGCCTTTGACGTTCAAAACTATAGCGGGCTCGGCGGTAAGTCTTTCACCGATATCGGGCAGTTGCAGTTCTCGGGTCGCAAGGTCTTTGGGATTCTGAATTTCGACGCCACGCTGCAAGACAGCAGGTTCACCGATCCGATGGGACAACGATTCCTGATCGATTACGAACGCGGCGGTTGGAAGGTCAATTTCGGCGATGTGAACGCCTCTCTGCTCAACACGAACAGGTACGCAAGCTTCAATCGAAATATCCGCGGATTTCAGGTGGGATACAAGTCCGGCAGGTTTGAAGGCAGGGCGCTTTCCAGCCAAGCCAAGGCCAGTGTCAAAACGGTTTCGTTGGTCGGGAACGGCTCTTCCGGGCCCTACTATCTGCAAGTGACCCAGATCGTGCCTGATACAGAAAGAGTTCAGGTGGACGGCGAGACTTTGCAACGTGGGACGGATTATGTAGTGAGCTACGAAGTCGGCTCGATCACGTTCGTCAATCGCACGATTTCTCCATCCAGCTCAATCGTGGTGACCTTTGAAGCCCTGGGATTTAACACCCGGCAAGGATTTATCGAAGGAGTTGGCACTTCCTATGACATGGGCAAGGTCGGGCGATTGGGCATCACCGCGATGCGACAAAAGGCACGCGGAAACCCGGGCATCGGCAGCACGCGGCTCGAAAAGTTCTTTGGATTTGGGCCGCCGTCTGCTCCATATTCGCTGCAATTTGAACCTGAGCCGACCCGCCCAATCACGATCCGAGTGAATGGCGTACTCCAGTCACTGGGAACGGACTACACCTTTGATTCGGAACTTCCCTCGACGTTCTATTTCACTCGCTTCATGGCGCCGACCGATGAGATCGACGTGGTCTATACGCCCAAAGCTCGTGCGACGGTGGACGGCGACCGAGAAGTACTGGGCTTCGATTATCGCATTCCGCTGGGCAACGGCGGCTCGATCAGCTATGGCCAAGCCTTCGGAAAACTCAAGAATCCATTGAACCCTTCGAGCGGCCTCGCGAGGAACCTGACCGCAACAACCCGCGTCGGTGAGTATCTGATCAATGCGTCACTGCGCGATGTTCCGGCGGGGTATGTGAGCATCGAAACTCGGTCGTTCAACCGAAATGAGCGTGCGGGAGACTTTTCGATTTCACGCAACGGGAACGGTATCCGGTACGGTGTGAGTACCAGCAACAGCTCGGTAACTTCTCGCCAGGTGGCCTCCACTGGTGCAGTCACCTATTCTCGCGCGCGGGTCACCAACACGAGCGGATTTTTGAGCTTGACACCAACAGGAGACCAGCCTTGGTTTTTGACGGTGGATCGTAAGAGAAACAAGACCCTAGGGAACCCGTCCGAGGTGGATACGATTGGGCTGAGTACCAACAAGCAGTTCAACAACTGGAGCTACAGGATTGGGACCAATTACCAATCCGGCAAGGGGCCAACAAGCTTTTCGAGCGGTTCTGATATTGTCAAATTCAATGTTCTCGGGCTGATCGCTGGCGTGCGTTGGAATCCCAATACACGGCTCGCAATCGATGGTTCAACCAGCATCAGCGCCGTACGCAGCGGAGACAAAGATGGAACGGGTCGGCGGCAGGATTTCTCCGCGACATACATCGCTAGCAATCGGCTTAGCTGGGTCGCGCGGTACAGCGACACCGACTCGGGTGGAGTGTCTGATCTAGGAGCCTTCAGCAACGGGTCTGGGTTTGGCTACAACGGGAGCGGATTCAGCGGTGGTGTCACGACCCCCACCTTTGTGGGTTCAAGTGGGTCGAGGCTGGCCAGTTTCGGTGCCGAATACAAAGCGAATGACAAACTCTCTTTGAGCTTCGACGCCTTTCTCACGCGGTACATCGGGTCAGCGACGAGCAACAGCCAGACGCGTGGATTCGGACTGTCCGCGGTGTGGGATTTCAGTGATCAAAACCGCTTTACACTGCGAGCAGATACTTCGAGCACCAAGTTCATCGGTAGTCCTTCTCGATCGAGCGCGACGACTCTCTTTGCCACTTTGGACGGTACGTTGGGATCGCGGCTGAACTATTCGTTGCGCGGAAGCACGATTCTCACCGGAGGGACGAGCGCGTTTAAGCAGAATGGAGTCTCGTTTGAAGGCAGTGCACGGTACTTCTTGGCACCGAGGCAGAATCTGTTGTTCGATGTCATCTACGGCGGGACCTCGGGCTATCTTCCCCAGAGCGATCTTGGCGCAAATCTGACTTATCAGTACCAGTTGTACGAGTCGCTAGCGCTCAATCTGGGATACCGATGGCGCGATGTGCGCAACCGTGATTCCAGCTCAAGCGGCGCATACCGGGCCAATAGTCTCGATTTGACACTTTCATTTAGTTTCACCCAGTAACGCGCAGGATTGCCGTTCGTTTATCGGGTGCAGGTGTTGTGAATATCAATGATCTTGAATAGGATTTCTTCGTTATTGTTCGTTGGAGCCGCGGTGTTTTTAGCCGGGTGCGGCATTCTGGAAGTACCTAAAACTTCGACGATCACGGGCCGGATTACCGATCTTGCTGGGATGCCAGTGCGGAACGCCAGGGTTTACACGATTGACGGGGAGACGAAAAGCTCTTCTAACGGTTCGTACACCTTGCCGATGAACCGGGAAGATTTCCTCACCGTATTTGCAGAAATCAATCAGGACGGCGTGACCTATAAAGGTCGTACGGTGGTGCGCACTGTTCAAGATCAGACGCAACTCAGCGCAAACGTCGTGGTCGCTCCCATTTCGACGCTTTCTCGAATTCATGGCCGGGTTACCGATTCATTTGGCGCACCGATCGTCAACGCCCGGGTGTATGCCTACACGACCGGCTATCTCAGTAGCGCGATGGTCAGCACCGACGTGAACGGGTTCTATAACCTCGAGGATCTGATCGGTGGGCGACAGTACACCGTTCAGGCAGGAGCGGTCACCTATTCGAACGACACGGTCACCGTCACGATGTCGAATGGTGACGATAGAGTCATCAATTTCTCGCTGTTTGATTCTGGGACGCCCACATTGCCGCAAGTCACGGGAGTCACTGCTCGGACCTGGGTGTCTCAACCGATCGCATCCCGTGGAGGCATCGGGCCAGAGGCTTATGAAGCGATTAAGCGCCGGTGGAGCCCTAATCGCGCCGACTATGTTGCCACGAGCCGCACTTCGTCGAGTGGCGCGCCAATCGAAGTCGAATTGAATTGGAACCGATTGCAGGGCGATGATTTCCAGGGTTATGGCGTGTACCGAGGTACCGGGACTGGAACGATCACCGACTACGACTACTACCGCGAACCGATGGCGGGAACCTATATTGATAGCGATGTCGCTCTGAATCCAAACGCGTTGTATCGCTACCAGCTCACCGCGCTCGGGACGGATTTTCCGAATAACGGCTCTGCTGAGGGGCCACGAAGTGTCGCTGTTGACGCGCGAACCTTGGATGACCTCATCGCCACCGTGAATCAAACAACGGGCCTGAGGTTCAATTGGAACAACGATTCGGGCGCGACTTCATTCGTGATTTACATCTTCGACCGGATTCCTGGTGTCGGCGTGACCTCGATTTGGAACAACGAAACTTCCCGGGCAAGTGGGACATCGTTTGTTTACGATACTGCCGGGAACCCTGCGGGCCTGACTACGTCCCGTACATACTGGTACGTTGTTCTCGGTCTTGCAAACTCCGACTCGAGCCGAACTTTGAGCACCATCGGTTCCTTCACTTATTAGACATCATGAAAATCCGCAGCCTCGCATTATTGCTCGCCTTTTCGGCGGCAGGGTTTGAAATCGCTCAGGCGACGACGCTGATCCTGCCGCCTGCGGCAAATCGATCGGAGTCGGGCATGGAACAAGCTGCGATTTCTGCAGCAAAGAAGTTCATGCAGAATGTCGCGAGACTGACGGTGCGGGAGCGCGCAACGCGCAAGATGAAGGGTGTTCCGCTCACTTTTCCGATCCGAGTGCGGACTACAGAGCCTTCACTGCCTCTCCTCAACCGCGGCGCGACTGGGCTGACCCTTCAATTCGGAACAGGTGGGAATGCTTTTCCAACCCAATACCAAGCGCTCCTGAACGACGTTTTTACATCAGTACAGTCGTTCTTGGACACGTATTTGGGTGCACCCCAATTGAGCGGCGTCGTGACCGTCAAAAACTACGATGCGTCGATCGGTGATCGCGATGCGGTAGCCGGCGGAATCTATGTTCATGGGACTGGTTCGAATCGCGAAATCCTCTTTCCTGTCTATTCAGACAATGGCGGATTCAAGAACGAAGTCGCGGCAGTGAACTTCGTACACACACTGGTGCTGGCATACCTCGGAAACTCCGAAATCCTGTCGGATGGCTGGACGGAGGGGCTCGCGCGCGCGGTCACAATGCGAATCTGCAGGAGTACCGGCGCACTTCCTGCGCTACTCGATCGAGAGCAGATTGACTCCGTTCTA encodes the following:
- a CDS encoding carboxypeptidase regulatory-like domain-containing protein, translated to MILNRISSLLFVGAAVFLAGCGILEVPKTSTITGRITDLAGMPVRNARVYTIDGETKSSSNGSYTLPMNREDFLTVFAEINQDGVTYKGRTVVRTVQDQTQLSANVVVAPISTLSRIHGRVTDSFGAPIVNARVYAYTTGYLSSAMVSTDVNGFYNLEDLIGGRQYTVQAGAVTYSNDTVTVTMSNGDDRVINFSLFDSGTPTLPQVTGVTARTWVSQPIASRGGIGPEAYEAIKRRWSPNRADYVATSRTSSSGAPIEVELNWNRLQGDDFQGYGVYRGTGTGTITDYDYYREPMAGTYIDSDVALNPNALYRYQLTALGTDFPNNGSAEGPRSVAVDARTLDDLIATVNQTTGLRFNWNNDSGATSFVIYIFDRIPGVGVTSIWNNETSRASGTSFVYDTAGNPAGLTTSRTYWYVVLGLANSDSSRTLSTIGSFTY